A stretch of the Panthera uncia isolate 11264 chromosome D1, Puncia_PCG_1.0, whole genome shotgun sequence genome encodes the following:
- the LOC125916177 gene encoding olfactory receptor 4P4, producing the protein MDQSNNVTVFILLGLSKNKNIETLCFVLFLFCYIAIWIGNSLVIISIMGSQLIEQPMYFFLNYLSLSDLCYTSTVTPKLMTDLLAERKTISYSSCMTQLFSTHLFGGIEIFILTGMAYDRYVAICRPLHYTVIMSRQRCNTIITACCTGGFVHSASQFLLTIFLPFCGPNEIDHYFCEVYPLLKLACSNTHLIGLLVIANSGLIALVTFVVLMLSYFFILCSVRAYSAESRSKALSTCSAHITVVALFFAPALFIYIRPATTFPEDKVFALFYTIIAPMFNPLIYTLRNTEMKKAMKKVWCRHILLEGK; encoded by the coding sequence ATGGATCAAAGCAATAATGTCACTGTATTTATTCTCTTGGGACTTTCCAAAAACAAGAACATTGAAACcctttgttttgtattatttttattttgctacatTGCTATTTGGATAGGAAACTCACTTGTAATAATTTCCATAATGGGCAGTCAGCTAATTGAGCAAcccatgtattttttccttaattaccTCTCACTCTCCGACCTTTGCTACACATCCACCGTGACACCCAAACTAATGACTGACTTGTTGGCAGAGAGGAAGACCATTTCCTACAGTAGCTGCATGACACAACTCTTTAGCACACATTTATTTGGAGGCATCGAGATCTTCATCCTCACGGggatggcctatgaccgctacgTGGCCATCTGCAGGCCCCTGCACTACACGGTCATCATGAGCAGACAGAGGTGTAACACAATCATCACAGCCTGCTGTACCGGGGGGTTTGTACATTCTGCCAGCCAGTTCCTTCTCACCATCTTCTTACCCTTCTGTGGCCCCAATGAGATAGATCACTACTTCTGCGAAGTGTACCCTTTACTGAAACTAGCCTGTTCTAATACACACCTCATAGGTCTCCTAGTCATTGCCAATTCAGGCCTAATTGCTTTGGTGACCTTCGTCGTGCTGATGTTGTCTTACTTTTTTATACTGTGCAGTGTCAGGGCTTACTCCGCGGAGAGTCGGAGCAAGGCTCTTTCCACCTGCAGTGCTCACATCACAGTTGTGGCTTTGTTTTTTGCACCTGCACTGTTCATCTATATTAGACCAGCCACAACGTTTCCAGAAGACAAAGTGTTTGCTCTTTTCTATACCATCATTGCCCCCATGTTCAACCCTCTGATCTACACGTTGAGAAACACAGAGATGAAGAAAGCCATGAAGAAAGTGTGGTGTCGTCATATACTCTTGGAAGGAAAGTAG